CAAAGTATTACATTAAATTCATCGGAAGTTATGTCATTTCCGGGCACTAAGGCTGACGGATCTGCATGGGATCTTACAGATGAACCGGATGTGTTTTTCAGAATTTATGATGGTGGAGCTCAAGTTTACCAATCTGAAATTAAAACAAATGCATTAGCAGGAGAAAGTTTAGTGTTTACTGAAGGAACTCCATTTAATTTTGAAAATGTAACTAACAATTATACCATTACATTTTTTGATGATGATGCGTTATTAGGAGCTGAAGAAATGGGATCATTTTCCATAAGTTTATATACTTCAGACAATAACTTTCCTGAGGTTATCACTTATACAAACCCTGGTGGATCATCATTTGTGTTCAATTTTCATGTTGCATACAATCATTAATTAATAATAATTAAAAATTCCTTTTTAAATGCACACACCAATATTATAATCGATCATTAACAACTCAGAAACATACACTTTATTATTAAAAAAAGGTTTATGGTCTATTATTAAACTGAACTTTAACTCTGATTTATCAGGGTTAAAGTTTTTGTTTTAATAAATATTAAATTTTAATTGTTAATTAAAATTTGTTTAAGATGTCGATTAAACTAAAGTTGATCTTGTATTTCTTCACCTTGTGTTTCAGTTTATTCCAAATTGTTGCCCAAACATTAGTTCCAAATAATGGATTTGAAAATTTTGTTGTTTGCCCAATAGGCTTTTCCGAATTTACAGGAAAGGTTAGCAATTGGCAAAATCCAAATACAGCAACACCGGACTATATGAATGCTTGTGCAAATCCAAATCCTGCCGGTATGCCAAAAAATGGAATTGGATATCAGGTAGCCCACAGCGGAAATGGGTATACAGGAATTTATACGTTTTCAGGAACTACTTATCGGGAATTTATTCAGGTGCAATTGATCTCTCCTCTCATCGCATCACATACCTATTATTTTAGTATGTATGTTGTTTTACACAATAAATCGCAAACAGCAATAGACGATCTCGGGGCATATATATCTGTTACAGCTCCCAATACAACCGGTTTGGGAATGTTACCCGGCCTTCCCTACCCTCAAATATCAAATCCTTATGGTTCCGTAATTACGGACACTTTAAACTGGACATTGGTGGAGGGAACTTATATAGCAACCGGCGGAGAGAAATTTTTAACCTTGGGGCATTTAAAGAATGATGTTTCTACAACTTATTTACCACTTCCATATGGAACAGTTGGAGCGTATTATTATATTGATGATGTTAATTTGATCGATATTACTTTATTACCTATCACACTCATTGATTTTTCAGGAACATTACAAACGGATGATCTGAATAATTCCGTATTATTACAATGGTCTACTGAAAATGAAATAAATAATTGTTGTTTCAATATAGAAAAAAGCGAAGATGGAAATCAATTTTCAACTATCGGGGAGGTAAGTAATTCGGAAACTCTTAAGTATGCATTTATTGATGAAGAGCCCTTTATCGGATATAATTATTATCGTTTAAAACAAATAGATAATAACGGAGCATTCACTTATTCGAATATGATCACGATTAATAATTATGCATTATGCGATAATTTGGATGTTTTAGTTGTTAATAATAACATAATAATAGATTTACCATGTAAGGATGTTCGAAAAGTTGAATTGTATAATTTACTTGGACAAAAAATAATTTCCTACAACTTAACTGAGGGCAATAATACTTTAGGCATACCACCTGGATTAAATGGTATTGTATTACTTATTTTCACCGATGACAATACCAATATGGTCAAAACCACCACAAAAGTATTCATTCGCCAATAAAGTAATTATAATTATCTCTCTATGGAAAAAATTCCACACAGTAAATAAAAAAGTGGGACTTTACCCACCATTTTTTCGAGGCGATCGTTTTAACAACCGCCTAACAACCAATACAATAACAAGAAAATAACTACGGTTCCAACGCAGCCACCGCCCCATTTATAGGCGCCGGCACCGGCTAAAAGTCCTCTCCAAGGATTATTCATAATGATATATTTTTAGGTTTAAAGAAATATGATATCCTAATAGAAATAAAAAATCGTACCCGACAAATTAGACTTGTAAGTGGACCTGTAATAAAAGTGCGTTGGCAGCTTATAGTCTGACTCTCATAAAAGTTTAGATTTTTTATAAACTTTTTCCCAATAAATATCCTTAAAACTCTTTACTAAATTTGACCATGGCTAAAGTACTAGTGCTATTTGCGCACCCAATGCTGGAGAAATCGGTAACACAGATCGAATTGATCAAAAGTATCAAAGATCTGCCGGCAGTAACCTTTCATGATCTGTATCAACTGTATCCCGAATACGATATAGATGTTGACCGTGAGCAACGATTATTGGTTTCTCACGATATTATAGTTTGGCAATTTCCATTTTATTGGTATAGTTGTCCTCCCCTACTTAAACAATGGATCGACCTTGTTCTGGAACACGGTTGGGCTTATGGAAAAGACGGCAACAATTTGAAGGGTAAATGGTTGTTTAATGCAATTTCCACCGGCGGGCCTCAATTTGGATATCAGGAAGGTGGTTTTAACAAATATTCGCTGAACCAATTTTTAGCACCTTTCGAACAAACCGCAACCTTGTGTAAAATGTTATATCTGCCTCCATTTGTAATGCATGGCACACATCGGGCAAGTGGTGAGGAGCGCAAGATGTATGCTGATAATTACAAACAACTTCTGATTGGTTTAACGCAGGGGAGATTTACAGCAGATCAGATGAAAAAGGTAACCTACCTCAACGAACTTATTCCATCCACAATAATTTCAAACAATTAAATATGGAAAGTAATTTTTTATTTCAGGCCTTTATTTATTTATTGGCCGCAGTAATTTTTGTTCCCATTGCCAAAAGATTGGGATTAGGTTCGGTGTTAGGATATTTGATTGCGGGAATTGTAATTGGACCATTTGTTATGGGATTTGTTGGAGAGGAAGGAAAAGACATTATGCATTTTGCCGAATTTGGTGTTGTGATGATGTTGTTTTTGGTGGGTTTGGAATTGGAACCTTCCTTATTGTGGCGCATGCGAAAACCTATAGTTGGTTTGGGAGGATTACAGGTATTAGTTACAACAGTTGTATTTTCTTTAATTGCGATATTTATTGGCTTGCAATGGAACGAGGCAATTGCGATCGGGATGATATTAGCCATGTCGAGTACAGCAATTGTTTTGCAAACACTGAATGAAAAGGGAATGATGCAAACCTCGGCGGGACAAAATTCATTTGCTGTTTTATTATTTCAGGATATAGCAGTAATTCCAATTCTTGCATTGATGCCATTACTGGTAGTACATCAAATTGTAGTGGACCCTGTAGAAGATCATGGCTCAACAACATTAATTGCAAATTTTCCAGGATGGTTACAAACCTTATCCGTATTAGGTGCGGTTGCATTTATCATTTTTGCAGGAAGAACTTTAGTAAGACCATTATTGCGATTTGTTGCAGCAACAAGATTGCGGGAGTTATTTACTGCCACCGCTTTATTATTGGTTGTAGGAATAACTGTATTAATGACATTGGTAGGATTAAGTCCCGCGTTAGGAACATTTTTAGCAGGAGTAGTTCTGGCAAACAGCGAATACCGACATGAATTGGAAAGCGATATAGAACCGTTTAAAGGATTATTATTAGGATTATTTTTTATAGCCGTTGGAGCGAGTATTAATTTCAGATTAATTATCGAGAATCCATTGTTAATTGCAGGATTGGTAATTGCAATTCCATTGATAAAATCACTTGTTTTATTTATCCTCGGCAAATCATTTAAAATGGGTACAGATCAAAATGCAATTTTTTCTTTGGGTTTAAGTCAGGTGGGTGAATTTGCATTTGTATTATTAAGTTTTGTTTTACAACTTGGAATAATAAATAACGAAACCGTTAATATATTAATGGCGGTGGTTGCCATAACAATG
The genomic region above belongs to Bacteroidota bacterium and contains:
- a CDS encoding NAD(P)H-dependent oxidoreductase, with protein sequence MAKVLVLFAHPMLEKSVTQIELIKSIKDLPAVTFHDLYQLYPEYDIDVDREQRLLVSHDIIVWQFPFYWYSCPPLLKQWIDLVLEHGWAYGKDGNNLKGKWLFNAISTGGPQFGYQEGGFNKYSLNQFLAPFEQTATLCKMLYLPPFVMHGTHRASGEERKMYADNYKQLLIGLTQGRFTADQMKKVTYLNELIPSTIISNN
- a CDS encoding cation:proton antiporter — protein: MESNFLFQAFIYLLAAVIFVPIAKRLGLGSVLGYLIAGIVIGPFVMGFVGEEGKDIMHFAEFGVVMMLFLVGLELEPSLLWRMRKPIVGLGGLQVLVTTVVFSLIAIFIGLQWNEAIAIGMILAMSSTAIVLQTLNEKGMMQTSAGQNSFAVLLFQDIAVIPILALMPLLVVHQIVVDPVEDHGSTTLIANFPGWLQTLSVLGAVAFIIFAGRTLVRPLLRFVAATRLRELFTATALLLVVGITVLMTLVGLSPALGTFLAGVVLANSEYRHELESDIEPFKGLLLGLFFIAVGASINFRLIIENPLLIAGLVIAIPLIKSLVLFILGKSFKMGTDQNAIFSLGLSQVGEFAFVLLSFVLQLGIINNETVNILMAVVAITMALTPLVNIITERVIIPRVGIKEKAQDIEPDVIDEKNPVIIAGFGRFGSIVGRFLKANDVGTTVLDLDSDRVELLRKLGRKVYYGDATRYDLLKSAGADDAKLIIVTLDTPEKCVALVQTVKKHFPNLQIMVRAYDRPDSFLFMDEGILHIYRETLDTSLRMGVDALNILGHRTYRATRLARTFRKHDEMNMKKLAAVRHDRNEFISTAKQTISELEEYLLADMRAIDLNKDEGWDVESLREEVQNMQFPAPGN